TGGGGGGGTTGAATATGAAAACTTAAAACACAAATCACTTGTCTTGGAGCTGTATTTATCACTCTTGAGGTAGTCAAAGAGCATGTAATCAGATCAAATTTGGTGCAGAGCTCAGGGGCTGCACTGTCAATCGATTCTTTGTGTTCTCAACTTGCTCAAAGTGATCCAGTCAGTGGGCATGTAATGTAGTGCTGAAGGACTTAAATCAATTCGCTGCATCATTAATAGTGCTAAATATCCCATGAAATGCAATCTTCCTTGGTTTGTTATCTGTTAACTGTTGTATAGTTGCTACTAGATGATTCAGCTGAAATGTTGTTGCTAGGTTAGCTGGCAGTGCTAATCAAGGTTGACTTACTTTAAGTATTTAGCTGAACGCAAAGGATATGGTGAAGTAAATGCTGTTTCAGTGACCTGCTCTTTTAACCTCAACCCTTCAGGCTGAGCGTCTTATGGAACAAGCTAGCtgctgggaaaaggaagagcaaGAAATATTCTCCACAAGAACTAATAGTAGGCAATCACCTGCAAAAGTacaatctaaaaataaatatttgcgATCTCCAGAAAGTTTGGCAGTGGTGGGGGAGCGAGGGCAATCCACAGAACAATCTAAAGAAAGCAGTGAGGAGGATGGCGGGGATGAGAATCAACAGAGTTCGCCTCCCCGGCTGACAAAGCCACAGTCACTGGCCATAAAAAGAAAGGTGTGTTACCTCAATGGTTTGATTTAGTCATTTGTCTCTGCTTTCAATCAAATGGTGATAATTGAAATAACAATCTCATTTTTTACAAACATTAATTAGACTGTTTTAATCCTTTCTGTTATTTGGATACTTAACAactcctctcttctcttttttctcctccattcAGTCTTTTATATTTGGATTTTTCATGGACCTATGAAGTAGTAGTGACACAAAACCCCCAGAATttcctgttaatttttaaactagTGATTGCCCTCTGCTGTTTGGCATTGGTATTGGTTCAATATTTGAAGGGGGTGTTTTTTTGTATTAGGATGGAGTCCTGCTTATGGGGTtgtctttttattgtttttagtATAGGAACTCCTAAAAGGGGaatactgtttttcaaaaggaatgctgttttaaaaaaaaaggcggCGGGGGGTGTGTGTTTACCTACCCATATTCTAATTTACCGGAGATTTACATATTAAATTCTGGTTACTGCTATGCTTGataattctttatttctttgaaaagtcAACTCTGAGTGGCTTAAATTAGTAAACATAAGAATCCCAAAATTCTCACCTCAGCCTATGTGTTTAGGTGTTTCAGGTGAGAATTGGAAAATTGGAGTGTCTCTTTGGTTATATTTCAAATGAGCAAACTTGAAAATAACTATGAATCTCTAAGAATgtgtaataggaaaaaaatcttgaacAGTTTTTTCTGTATAGCAGCCAACTGTAGCATTCTTGACATCCACAACATTGTTGTTATCTATGTACCTacttatttataaaaatagtaGAAACCCAAAATGTAGAAGAATAAACTTTGATACTTGTGAAGGTTGTTGGGGAATTACAAACCTAGAGAGGAAAAATGTATAAGTACAATTTATGTAATAGTGCTAGGAATATTATTtgacagaagaaagcaaaaggcaCTTCAATATGAAGAAAATTCTAATCATAATTTTCACTTCAAGAGCGGTTTGGTTACATGAATACATACCTGTTTTAAGTGTTTAGACATTTTACTTCTAGATTCTGTGTACATTTGAATTTGATGCAATGTAAAGTGTTCTTTGAATGAGTAAATAGATTATTGTAAACTCACTCTACAAAAATCTGTCCAGAATCAGCTAACAAATGGGAATGTAGGAAGAGTGATATTTgtggaattatttttcagagaCCTTTcatactgaaaaagaaaagaggccGTAAACGCAGAAGGATAAATAGCAGTGTTACAACAGAGACAATTTCTGAAACAACAGAGGTGTTGAATGAGCCATTTGATAATTCCGACGAAGAGCGTCCCATGCCACAGCTGGAACCCACCTGCGAGATGGACGGGGAAGATGATGACTTGAAACCTGTGATTAGAAAAGCTTTTGAGTGTCAACCTGGGCAGCAgaaacaggaggaggaagaagagcagaACAAGGAGGAGAAAGATATTCGTTGTTACAAGAGTGATGAAACTGGCACAGGTAAACTCTAAAATGGTCTTGTatcttcagaaaattaattttggtgGGTGGATTTCAAaggaagtatttatttttgtcataaCTCCGGACATTTTTATTTACCCATTTTGGTCTTAAAGTCTTACGGtcttaaaaatgctttctgcaTTAAACTCACATAGTTTATTATAATTCAGAATTCAGTGGTAGCTTCAGatctttagttttgttttttattgtgtttaCTTATGTTATTCCTGACCCATTAATATTATAATCTGCTTTTTGCATTCAGGAAACAAATGTTTTCCAGTCTGAGGCATTGCAGTTCTTGTCATATTGTCTAAAACAACATTTTTGTGCCTACAACAGAGCCTTTCATACTCAGCAGAGCAAAGAGTGGAATATTGTCTAATATAGTATTTGTATCCCTTGTAAAGGATATAAGCAAAAATTAAGATTTGATTTACACAGCTgtctttttcttcagcattaTTGGTAATTCAGTGAAAGGTTTGTTGCTTCTGTGGCACAGTATATCCTCAGCACCAGGGtccctatttttttctccacaaaagAGATGGAGAAACTGTGTTCTTTCAAAGCTGCTTATATAGTTTGATTTCAAGGATGTTTCCTGTCAGAAAAGCTAATGGATGGGTAGTGAGACTACTAATGAGCTGTTCTGAGTGTATACTCATGCCTTGACCTCCTGGCTCTTTAAATTATGCTTATAAATTTTAATTCCAGAATGAATGACTAGATTTTCTGGTCTCTGTATTTCCTCTAAGAAGGTACTACTGCGGTATATTTCCATTTACATGGGAAGTTTCAGCTTTGTGATCCTCAGTTGAGGGATCATGTGCTGATTCtattttaaacagcttttaTGTGACTAGAGCAACTATGTTGGTGCTGTTACAAACCTGTGCACAGGTACCTTAGAATATTAGCACTGTCCATGCTCCTCAACAGAAGTTAATTTAAACTGATGGAAGCAAGTTCTGAGTGTTCTAGCAATGTCCCGTTGGTCAGGTTTGCACTGTTTCAAGTAGGCTGATGTTGTGTATTTGCCCATGGACCATGTCATCACATTGCTATAGCAATAAAGGAGTATTGCTGAAGCCATTACACTCCCAGGTACAGCATGTTGTATCTTGGtaattctccctttttttctggtgtATATGTAAGTGGTAtctggggagaaaggaaaggggcaAGTGTGTTCAGGTACTTTTTTTGTAGTCAATGGATTAATTTAGTATTCTTATGCACTGTTTAATTTCAATTATCTTTTGCCATCTATCATCTATTGTGAGCTGTGTCATGATATGTTGCCCATGTGAAGATACTGTGATGAACCACTTTTTTAGGTGTTGGTACTAAAGCGTGATTAGATTATAGCTTGTCTTGCAGAATAGTCAAACAAGAAACTCCAGACTCTCATGTTATTACTGTCAAAAAACATAAATATGCATTAAATCAGTGTGTGTGAAGTGATGGCATACTTGTATTCTAAAACCAAAGGttgaaaatcaaatatttgGACAATATTTGCTTCATTTTACATGTCATTTAAATCTCTGGACAACTTCTAGTGCATAAATGGTGGTTTAGATAGTCACTGTTAAAAGGCCACCAAACAATAACATGTCTGAGTAAGCATTTGAACTATAGATACTGTGTCATTATATTGTGGTTTGAGATCTGTTTATAGCTCTTGTTTCATGGTTTCTTaatacattttgattttttaaattacttttgggtttatattttaaaatattgattaGTTTGTGCAAgctaagacttttttttttctctgttgcctCCCAAAGATAATACAGAGGATGTAGCTGTGTTGGAAGAAAGCACTAAAGACAATCTTGAACCTTTAAAGAGTAAGCAGAGTTGGCCCAAAGGAGTTAAGCGTGGTCCATCTAAATGGagacaaagcaaagaaaggaaaccTGGCTTTAAGCTTAATTTATACACTCCACCTGAGACTCCTCTGGAGCCTGACTATCAGGTGCTGGTGGAAGAACAAAaggaagcagctgaagacaagcCCTGCTCAGTTCCTGCTGTTACAGAGGAAGCTGTTAAAGAACCTGTTGAAGTTTTGCCACCACCAGATGATGAGGTGAAAGAGGTAGAACCTGAACCTCTGCGTCCACCCAGTGAACAcctggaaaaacaagaaaatgatACCGTGAAAGctggggaagaagaaaggagcaTAGAAGAAGGTGGAATCAATTCAAAAGATcaagaaaaagacaaagcagaggAAGTGTTTGTGCAAAAAGAGGAGTCTGTGCATTTGGATGatcaggaggaagaggaggaggaggatgaagaacCTTCTCACAATGAGGATCATGATGCAGATGATGAAGATGATAGCCACATGGGTTCAACAGAAGTGGAGAAAGAGGAATTACCCGGTGAAGCTTtgaaggaaatgctggaaaCACAGCAATCTTTTTTAGACGTAAATGTTCAAACTGGTAATTCAAATCAGGAGGAGTTAATGGATTGTGGTGTTGACCTTGCAGCTGATGAGTGTGAAGGTGACCAGAAAGAACTCACTACAGATTCAGACCCAGTGCCTGAATCTGATGATGATCATACAGGTAACGACCAGGACCAAAAAGCTGGTGAAGAATTACATTCCGATTTCAAGGGAGAGAGTACTGAGACCATGGAGATAGACTCAGAGACGGTTCAAGCAGTACAGTCTCTAACCCAAGAAGCAAGTGAACATGAAGATACATTTCAGGACTGTGCAGAGACTCAAGAGGCCTGTAGAAGTTTGCAGAACTATGCCCATAATGACCAAAGTCCCCAAATGACCACACTGGATGACTGTCAGCAGTCTGACCACAGTAGCCCAGTTTCTTCTGTGCACTCTCATCCCAGCCAATCAGTTCGTTCTGTTAATAGTCCAAATGTTGCTCCTTTAGAGAACAGCTATGCTCAAATCAGCCCAGATCAAAGTGCCATTTCTGTGCCATCTCTACAGAACATGGAGACCAGCCCAATGATGGATGTTCCCTCTGTTTCTGATCATTCACAACAAGTTGTGGATAGTGGGTTTAGTGATTTAGGAAGTATTGAGAGCACAacagaaaactatgaaaacCCAAGCAGTTATGATTCTACAATGGGTAATAGTATCTGTGGAAACAACTCTTCTCAAAACAGTTGCTCGTACAGTAGCCTTACATCTAGTAACCTAACACAGAGTagctgtgcagtgacccagcagATGTCTAGCATTAATGGAAGCTGCAGTATGATGCAACAAGCAAACATCAATTCTCCTCCCACTTGTAATGTAAAATCTCCCCAAGGTTGTGTTGTTGAAAGGCCTCCAAGCAGCAACCAACAGTTATCCCAGTGCAGCATGGCTGCTAATTTTACACCACCTATGCAGTTAACTGAAATCCCCGAAACTAGCAATGCCAACATTGGATTATATGAAAGAATGGGGCAGAGTGAGTTTGGAGCAGGGCATTACCCACAGCCATCTGCCACCTTCAGCCTTGCCAAACTGCAACAGTTAACTAACACGCTTATGGATCATTCTTTGCCTTACAGCCATTCAGCTGCTGTAACTTCCTATGCAAACAGTGCCTCTTTGTCCGCCCCCTTAAGTAACACAGGGCTTGTCCAGCTTTCTCAGTCTCCACATGCTGTTCCTGGAGGACCCCAAGCACAGGCTACTATGACCCCTCCCCCCAACCTTACTCCTCCTCCCATGAATTTGCCACCTCCCCTTTTGCAGCGTAATATGACTTCATCAAATATTGGAATATCCCACACCCAAAGACTGCAGACTCAGATGACCAGCAAAGGTCATGTTTCTGTAAGAACCAAATCCACGCCTCtgccacctgctgctgcagcccatcAGCCACAGATCTATGGGCGTGCTTCACAGACTGTGGCCATGCAGGGGCCCGCACGGACCTTAACAATGCAGCGTGGTATGAACATGAGTGTAAATTTGATGCCAGCCCCAGCTTATAATGTCAATTCAGTGAACATGAATATGAATACCCTTAATGCTATGAATGGTTATAGTATGTCACAGCCAATGATGAATAGTGGCTATCACAGTAATCATGGGTATATGAATCAAACACCCCAGTACCCTATGCAGATGCAGATGGGAATGATGGGAACTCAGCCATATGCACAGCAGCCAATGCAGACAGCACCCCACAGTAACATGATGTACACTCCTCCGGGCCATCATGGCTACATGAATACAGGCATGTCTAAACAGTCTCTCAATGGATCCTACATGAGAAGGTAGGACCTTGGGAGAGACACACTACCAAACTGGCGTATTGGATTGGTCTGCACAAATACTTTTTGGAGAGTACGATTTCAAAACCAGCAATTGGTGTGAATGCAAAAACATTTGTTGGCACCATGTAAAAGCTGTATGCAGCAGAAAGCCTTATacaagtttttctttatttcttgttttggttgttttgtttgtttgagtttttgtttagttttttaacTTTGCGAGATTTAACTTCTCTTTGGGGGGAATTAGatgattttccattttctgtttatttcgTTGAGCTTGAAGTTCTCTGGAAAGGAAGGACTCTTTCTTTGAACTGCAGTTACACAGCAGCTGATGGTTCAGAGCCATTTTATGTGCCTGCTCCCATTAAAAATGTGGATAAATAGACTCCAAAACTATCAGACAGTACTGGATCATgagcttttctctctcctttccccacatGTAAATGCCTTTTAGCAGTTCTTTTGttgtattattttgtttctgaaggtGACACTTCTGCATGCCGCTAATGTCTATGTTAGTGACAGTGCATTTTGTAGTACTGTACAAGTGTTGTGCTTAACAGTAAGccatttcttaatttttttgcctTGATTAGGTTACCCTAGTTTGAGGGGTAAAAAAACCAGAACTATATTTTTGTTAATTATAAAacttgtaaaaataataaaaaaagctgcaaaagcGGTTCACATTTTGGTTAGCTCAAAGGGTTTTATTGCTGTATGTTTAGTGTAAAGTTGAGactcttttccatttttgtgaCCAGTTTCTTTGGGGCCGGGGTAGGAAAAAAGGCAgctttctgttttataaatacTGTTATGGTTTTTTGTTGATTGAAACATCTCAGTGTTTATTTGTCaagttttgaaacattttcGTATATGTCCAAAAACTTGgcaggattaaaaaaaacaaaaaaagtagtgaACTTGGTGTAAAGTTGCTATTTTATGGAAATGCCTCTAACTTTACATTTTCATTCCATCTGTAGATTTTTCTATCTTTATAAAATATTGGAGTtattttttaagggaaaaaatagagcAGTAGCGTGTGAATAGCTCAAACTAAGCTTACAGATCGCATGTAAAAAGGCAAAAGTTATTTGTGTCTGTTTATATTGCTTCCTTTTTTGTAGCCTTTGTACCTGTACAGAGTGACTGTAAGGGCCGAACAGAAGAGGCTTGATACATGTAAAAATAGGACCCAGTGACACTCTTGTATTTATCTGTTATCTTTTTAGTcagtcacttaaaaaaaatacccacaaaacccccacccaagcaacaaaaataaaaacgGCAAAAAACAACACCCCCCCAAGCTGTAcattttaacataaaataaattatgatgAGCCATTTTTAGCCTCTTGTGTCTTGTCATAGTTTGATGTTGCATGGGAATTACCTCCTGAAACAGTGTTTGTTACGGTGCTCTCACATGCTTGATCTAAAGCCCATGAAAGTTGGTGGGGTTTGGATTAGGCTGTTAGAGCCTAAATGTAGTTACTCATCATAATTGCATACATCTTGTGAAAATAAAGAGTAtctaagattattttttttaataatcttaataaaatattgaataaatatgtatttaatacattaaaaagtTGTCAATATTTAATGTATGAAACTTCTTTCCTATAGAaagtgtttatatatatatatgtatatgaaaGGATATATGGTAGTAacagacatggtgtttgaaCTGTATTTTAATGATAGAATAGTAACCTTTTCCTTTGTCATTGTTTCTGGGTGACATGATGATGCACACTCTGTGTTGAATATATGAATTCTGTGTACATGGATATGGGTGCACCCAAACATGCACAGAGATGAACACTTCCAATCTAGCAACAGAAAGTCTGTAAATACCAAGAAGGCTGTCTATACGTGGAGCTTAGGAGTGGGAAAGTTCAAATGTAGTATGTGTGAATCTACACCAGACAAAATCCTtgtaataatttttcaaaatgcttctaATGTGAATGTTGCCACTGAATCCCCCCTCCAGGCCACTGACACTGCAGGAAGTTTGCTGGCTAAGGTGAAAGGATTGGTCATCTTGACTGAAAACTGTGTCCCCATTCCAGTATATAAAGCAGCGTTATAGGTAGTATTGCATATGCCCAAAAGTCaaagaaatatgtatttcttcAAACAAAACCATTACTCTGTGGAGTTGCCAAATCAAGGAACTGATCCTATGGACTCATGTGCATAACCTGTTCAGTTCTAGTGCAGTGGAGCACCAGTCTAAAACAGTGGAGCTGAATGGGAGCTAAAATTGCTGGTCAAATGGTAATGTGGAGTATCCTGCGTTTTAGGAGTTTAGAACTCTTGATAAGGAGAGTACAATACAACAAAGATCTTGGTTCATGCCACTTATATAATTGAATTTGTTTGTTGAAGGCAGAGAGTATTCATAGTACTAAACTATGTCTTCATCTTCACAAAGTAACTGTCACCTTTTTTATGCTTAAGGGGAAGGTGAACTCTGTTATGTGCAGCCTTCAAGTGTGTTTAGTTAGGACCAtatctttttaaataattgcatCTCCAAGTAGTAGtatgttttgtgggttttttcatttgtgtgttTTTACAGTCAATGAAAAGGCACCTGAGTCTTTTATCTGATACTGTTTAGTTCCAGGTTTTGAAGCCTGATCAGACCTTCTTCCCATTTCAAATATGTGCTAACTTGAAACAGAGCATCCTGACTCCGGCATGTTGTCAACATTCTGTATTTACAGTATATGGATTATAAGTGGGTTGGAAAATTGTGTGTGCACAGCAGGCAAGTTtccaatgctttttttttttatttcagaactgAATTCGTTTCAGGAGGACAGGGAGCACTCCTACATATTTTCCTGTAATGACTGTTTACCTATGGATTGCATTACTGCActaaaatttctgttttataagAAGACTGTCTTTTCCTTTACAAATATACTTGTTTTATGTATTGTGTGCCCATTGCAGTGCCACTTTTGACTGGGTGCTCCTAACACTATCCCAGATGAGAATTAGCTCTTTCTTTTAGTGTCCTCCACAAATTCTTCACGGAATTGCAATAGATGATTCTTGTGGAATTCAGGAGGCTTCATTGCACATGCAATATTAGTCTTTGGTTTGACAATAGAATACTTCATACCACTAGAGACTGGCAAGAGGGAAATAAACTTGCCTccttctgtgtgtgtttcttgCAGAAGTCGTTGCTGCTAACACTTGGGAGTTCTAGTTAGCGGCTTGTGAGAGTTGCCTGGTTTGTGGAAATCACATGTTCCAGAACTGCTTTTTCTGATTTAATGATTCTAGGAGAATGGTAGGCAAGAAAGCTGGGAAGTAAATGAGAAGTATGTTTACTTCAGAGCTGTTTAATTGGCACAGTTGTACCAGCAGAGTCCTTCAGGCAAGTTGTGGTTCTAGGGAAGATATTTACTTGTCTTTGGAGCAGAACGCACCATCTGAAAGCTGCCAAAAGACAGTTCTGAAAGCTGCACTCTGGCCTTTTAGCCAAGACAGGAGTGCTTAGTGTTGCACTCAGGCTACCTCATCCCCTAGCAGTGCACAAAATAATAACTCTCATTTTGTACGAACTTCCTAGGAAGCTGTGTGATAGATGGAGAAACAATGGACTGCTGAACATACTAATCTTTCATGTTAGATCACTGACAATGTCTTTCACTTTTATAAGCTGTTTAATTTGTCCATCAGGCAGACTGGTGGATGGAAACAAACTACATTTATATCTAGCATGGTGAATAGCAAGAATGACCCTGGCAATTTTCTGTAGTGCTAAGGGTGATTAATTGTGCATGTAGATCAACAAATCCTCTTTGAGTTACAGCAGTCATCAAGCCACCTGCAGGATACATATAACCTGACTAAGGGAAATCCTGGTAGATACTTATCTTTTACTGTACTATTTGGTACAGAATTCCTGTCTGTAAAGCTAATGCTAAGAAAACTGCTGCTGCCATGGAGGTGAGAGTGTTCAGCTTTCACCATCAGCCTCAATGAAAGAGCAGGGCCATGCATCTGAAAGGCGGGTTTCTCTGACACCTGCCTGGGAGAACTGTTCCATGTTTGGGTTGTGAGTTAAACTGCAGTAGACAGTAAGGTGGTCTGAAAAGGTGAATTTGTATATGTCCGTGGAAGTAAATGGAAAGAGTTGAGGGACCCCATCCAGAAACATTTTTACTCTAAACCCATGTTGTGAGTGcttatttatttctgaagtgtCAAATTACTTCGAGTTCCCtattttttctgggttttttcttggtgatttttttttgtttgtttttctaatcCACGTATAGGGATGCTTAATTTGCTGAAAGTCCCAAAGTTTGTATTTATATTATGAATATTATTCACATTGTGATGTCTGATTTGTTTTTTAGCAGTAGTTTAGTTTATGTTAATTGCAATCTGCTGTGTCTGAGAATTGAAAAGGTATTTGTTGCATGGATAAATACAAATGATAAATCAAAAGCATAGTGTTATGGGTGTCTGCAGCCTTGGCTACAGTTAGTGCTTAGAACGAATGTTTTACTGGGTGTTAGCCCCCAAAAGAAAGTGAAGTAATAGGAAAGTCTTCGCACTGGAGATGGCAAGCCCGTGAAGAGCTGTTAACATACACAAAAAAGAGCATAAGGTTGTGCTCAACTCTGGTTTGTAGCATATACTCAGTTCTCAATGTCACATTTCTGCCCTGTGTTCTTTTTTAAGTATCCAAGACTTCTACACTTCATACTGCACCGAATTTGCAAAGTCTTTTGTCAGCTAGTAATTTATGTCAAATATGGCAAATGGAATACATTTAAGCAGAAAAGTAGACTTGGTGTCCCCATTAGTGTATTTGTGCCACTTCTGTCAACAAATTATTAACAAATGCGACTACATAGGAGCATAATGACCTACTAAGGTGATTAAAGCTGAGATAGGGGAAAACATTTCGTAGTGATAAACAATGTctggaagcagagcagcagctttctcCTGGGTAGTCAGGTCACAGATGTTTTTTAAAGGCTTcgctttttaaaaatctcattaGAACTGGTTATAATCTATAATTATTTAGGGACTATTAGGGCTTCACAAGTTCAGCACCAAACTTCTTCATGACAGTGTAAAGGACCTTTCTGTATGAATACAACCTTATAAAATTCAGGCAGTTGGAGGATTTAGGACAAGTTAAACAAGTTAAAATTGAAACTCCTAAAATGTCATGTGTATGTGTCTCCTTGAATTGTTGTCTGTTGTAGCTGCTTATGCATCTGACCTTCTCAAGGCTGTTACTTTGTTTCTAGTTTGCATGGTGTGCTGCAAAGTCCATTGAGAAGACTGAGTAGTTGATCCTCACGTGGAGGCTCTTTAAATGCGGTGCTGCCCTAGATTATCGTTGtgaaagaagaaatggagatGCCAGGAAACTGCACAAAAAGGCAAACTCCTGTGAAATCCTTCAGGACTCGGGACTAAACAGTTCATCAATGTTTTTCCTGCAAAATTTCTTCTAGTGCCTAGCTGCACTTCTGTAAAGGCCCTGTGCTTGGGTTAGGATCAGGATTTTGGGGGTGCTCAGGTAGAAGAGAGTTTTAAGTTGTGTCTGCTTTTGTGCTGTAAAAGGTTttctacagagagaaaaacttaTTTGTTGATGTAACAAAAAATTCTGCTAAGGCTGGAAATTTGTAAGGCAATGGGTTTAAAATTTGGCTTCCCTTCTTTCTCATCCTGACAACATTtcaaatgacttttttttttctagcaaatAACAAATGACCCTTGTGACTGTGTAATTAGCTacaccttctcctcccttccttttacGGAGTTTCTTTTCCAGTAGCACAACCCTGCTAGGAGCAATACTAGATGGTGGTGCTGTTCTGCTCATCATCAGGTGGTAGGCTGTTTTTGCTGTTcctcctctgcagtgccagtgctATGTCCAGTTCTCTCAGCTGCTTCAGGAAGCCCCGGTTTGGCAAGATGCAGCGGTGTCTTGACACTTGCTCAATGGCATCCACTACTGTCATGTCCTTGTAAATCATCAGGTAAGCCAAGACCAGTGTGGCTGAGCGGCTGCGCCCCATGGCGCAGTGAACCAGAACCTTGTCTGTGGGAACAAAGAGAAATGGTGCAGAGGTGACACTGGGTAATCCTTTTCTTTGACAGTTAAGGTTTCTGTAGTGCCCCTGCTCTGTTTGATGGTTTGAATATCCTTACCAGCATTTTATAAGGCCTGGCTTTTCACATGTGAGAAAACCAAGGCTGTAAATCTTATGGTAGTAACTGAACAGTGTTTACAGTAGAGATGATCCATTTAATCCTAAActaaatatctttttatttgTGAATAAAGCTTGCAGAGAAGGCCTAGGGGCTGCAGCCTTGTGTTAAGTAACATAGCAAGCCCTCCTGCAGCCTAATCTTACATGCCTCACAGACAGCGTGTATGGAATTCTGTGTTTGGGAATAATGAACAAAGCACAAGGGTGTGGGAGGATTTGGTATGCTATCACACCCTCCTTCCATGAGGGTAAATGGGTGCATGTGGGATACCTTTCTCAGTTCTACTAGCTAGACACAAAAAATAACCCAACTTGATTTTGTTTAGTTGTTCTGACAATAATGTGCTTTGAGATCTAGGTTGCATCACTTCATGCT
Above is a window of Pithys albifrons albifrons isolate INPA30051 chromosome 9, PitAlb_v1, whole genome shotgun sequence DNA encoding:
- the KAT6B gene encoding histone acetyltransferase KAT6B isoform X4 is translated as MLFCDSCDRGFHMECCDPPLSRMPKGMWICQVCRPKKKGRKLLHEKAAQIRRRYAKPIGRPKNKLKQRMLSVTSDEGSVNAFTGRGSPGRGQKTKVCTTPSSGHAASVKDSSSRLPVTDPTRPGATTKITTTSTYISASTLKVNKKTKGLIDGLTKFFTPSPDGRRSRGEIIDFSKHYRPRKKVSQKQSCTSLVLATGTTQKLKPPPSSLLPSNPISGQSPSYQKSSTSTSNSPQSSSSQSSIPSFSSLPNSSQLKGLFDGLSHIYTTQGQSRKKGHPSYAPPKHLCSKPELSSTSASNSHFCGKKEVRSKFVSHACASGWGVSFKAIAHLKRTAFLKKHRTLGRLKYKVTPQMGTPTPGKGSLTDGRIKPDQDDDTEIKLSIKQENTDIFLLGSKDTVTQEDLEVFKQARELSLEKIGCKNTGETSGRYPSVIEFGKYEIQTWYSSPYPQEYARLPKLYLCEFCLKYMKSKNILLRHSEKCGWFHPPANEIYRRNDLSVFEVDGNVSKIYCQNLCLLAKLFLDHKTLYYDVEPFLFYVLTKNDEKGCHLVGYFSKEKLCQQKYNVSCIMIMPQYQRQGFGRFLIDFSYLLSRREGQAGSPEKPLSDLGRLSYLAYWKSVILEYLNCHHEKQISIKGMSRATGMCPHDIATTLQQHSMIDKREDRFVIIRREKLISSHMEKLKANPRINEVDPESLRWTPLLVSNAAVSEEEREAEKEAERLMEQASCWEKEEQEIFSTRTNSRQSPAKVQSKNKYLRSPESLAVVGERGQSTEQSKESSEEDGGDENQQSSPPRLTKPQSLAIKRKRPFILKKKRGRKRRRINSSVTTETISETTEVLNEPFDNSDEERPMPQLEPTCEMDGEDDDLKPVIRKAFECQPGQQKQEEEEEQNKEEKDIRCYKSDETGTDNTEDVAVLEESTKDNLEPLKSKQSWPKGVKRGPSKWRQSKERKPGFKLNLYTPPETPLEPDYQVLVEEQKEAAEDKPCSVPAVTEEAVKEPVEVLPPPDDEVKEVEPEPLRPPSEHLEKQENDTVKAGEEERSIEEGGINSKDQEKDKAEEVFVQKEESVHLDDQEEEEEEDEEPSHNEDHDADDEDDSHMGSTEVEKEELPGEALKEMLETQQSFLDVNVQTGNSNQEELMDCGVDLAADECEGDQKELTTDSDPVPESDDDHTGNDQDQKAGEELHSDFKGESTETMEIDSETVQAVQSLTQEASEHEDTFQDCAETQEACRSLQNYAHNDQSPQMTTLDDCQQSDHSSPVSSVHSHPSQSVRSVNSPNVAPLENSYAQISPDQSAISVPSLQNMETSPMMDVPSVSDHSQQVVDSGFSDLGSIESTTENYENPSSYDSTMGNSICGNNSSQNSCSYSSLTSSNLTQSSCAVTQQMSSINGSCSMMQQANINSPPTCNVKSPQGCVVERPPSSNQQLSQCSMAANFTPPMQLTEIPETSNANIGLYERMGQSEFGAGHYPQPSATFSLAKLQQLTNTLMDHSLPYSHSAAVTSYANSASLSAPLSNTGLVQLSQSPHAVPGGPQAQATMTPPPNLTPPPMNLPPPLLQRNMTSSNIGISHTQRLQTQMTSKGHVSVRTKSTPLPPAAAAHQPQIYGRASQTVAMQGPARTLTMQRGMNMSVNLMPAPAYNVNSVNMNMNTLNAMNGYSMSQPMMNSGYHSNHGYMNQTPQYPMQMQMGMMGTQPYAQQPMQTAPHSNMMYTPPGHHGYMNTGMSKQSLNGSYMRR